Proteins found in one Thermoplasmatales archaeon genomic segment:
- a CDS encoding adenylate kinase family protein yields MKIALTGTPGTGKSSVANLLEKKGYKVIRIDDIYEKFVVGYDEERKSKIVDEKKMDREIKKIKEEGVLIIEGHLSHLLSVDGVIILRCNPEELKKRLVKKGWDEKKIRENLEAEALDIILQRTLQKHERVWEIDVTDRSSEEVAEEIDKIIREKLPPRYGKVDYSNWLIENA; encoded by the coding sequence ATGAAAATAGCATTAACTGGCACACCTGGCACAGGAAAAAGCAGTGTTGCAAATTTGCTTGAAAAAAAAGGATATAAGGTTATCAGAATAGATGATATATATGAAAAATTTGTTGTTGGTTATGATGAGGAAAGGAAAAGCAAAATAGTTGATGAGAAAAAAATGGATAGAGAAATAAAGAAGATTAAGGAAGAGGGTGTGCTTATAATAGAAGGACATTTAAGCCATCTTTTGAGCGTTGATGGAGTAATTATTTTAAGATGTAATCCTGAAGAGCTTAAGAAAAGATTAGTTAAAAAAGGATGGGATGAAAAGAAAATAAGGGAAAATCTTGAAGCCGAAGCATTGGATATTATTCTACAGCGAACATTGCAGAAACATGAAAGAGTATGGGAAATAGATGTAACAGATAGAAGCAGTGAGGAGGTTGCTGAAGAAATAGATAAGATAATTAGGGAAAAATTGCCGCCACGCTATGGAAAAGTTGATTATAGCAACTGGTTGATTGAAAATGCTTGA
- a CDS encoding CDP-alcohol phosphatidyltransferase family protein encodes MLDRYRSKVEKIINPIAKKINLEANFLSYLSLLFAFFAGISAYFSYDFPYLLLLSSFFLIMNGFLDALDGEIARIKKEASAKGDFVDHAIDRFSDAFIIGGIALSQWINKSLGIFSITIIFLISYLGTQAQAVGYKRVYSGPLGRADRIIILFFALIIQFFIRYKLFGFFFMEWVMLYFIFAGIFTVVQRYFEIMKWFDK; translated from the coding sequence ATGCTTGATAGATATAGAAGCAAGGTTGAAAAAATAATAAATCCAATTGCAAAGAAAATAAATTTAGAGGCAAATTTCCTTAGCTATCTTTCCCTTCTTTTTGCTTTTTTTGCTGGAATTTCAGCATATTTCTCATATGATTTTCCCTATCTCTTGCTCCTCTCTTCATTTTTTTTAATTATGAATGGCTTTCTTGATGCTCTTGATGGAGAAATTGCAAGAATTAAAAAAGAAGCCAGCGCAAAAGGTGATTTTGTAGACCATGCAATAGACCGTTTCTCAGATGCCTTCATCATAGGGGGCATAGCTCTCTCTCAGTGGATAAATAAATCTCTCGGAATATTTAGCATTACAATAATCTTTTTAATAAGTTATCTTGGCACCCAGGCGCAGGCAGTTGGCTATAAAAGAGTTTACTCCGGCCCGCTGGGGAGGGCTGATAGGATTATAATTCTTTTTTTTGCCTTAATAATTCAATTTTTTATTCGATACAAGCTTTTTGGCTTCTTTTTCATGGAATGGGTGATGCTCTATTTTATTTTTGCTGGAATTTTTACAGTTGTCCAGAGATATTTTGAAATAATGAAGTGGTTCGATAAATGA
- a CDS encoding amino acid-binding protein: MWDIVGPYFEKYPARARVANLLISYGLSVDKNGNIYCGKVKISNSAIARALKLDKRTVDGTIKMIIKEPFLRKIFSNLQPICNLKFAASVIREWDVVEISVEDTHKPGLLAPIAALIAKEGVSIRQVVIGYREDSWEEIVYLITENPIPEKTFRKIKDIEGVKEVRHLIF; this comes from the coding sequence ATGTGGGATATAGTCGGGCCATACTTTGAAAAATATCCTGCAAGAGCAAGAGTTGCAAATCTTCTAATTTCGTATGGGTTAAGCGTGGATAAGAACGGTAACATTTATTGTGGAAAAGTAAAAATTTCTAATTCAGCGATTGCAAGAGCACTAAAATTAGATAAAAGAACAGTAGACGGAACGATAAAAATGATAATTAAAGAGCCGTTTTTAAGAAAAATATTTTCAAATTTACAACCTATTTGCAATTTAAAATTTGCGGCATCAGTCATTAGAGAGTGGGATGTAGTGGAAATTTCCGTTGAAGATACTCATAAGCCAGGGCTTCTGGCGCCGATTGCGGCGCTGATCGCGAAAGAAGGAGTGAGCATAAGGCAGGTGGTTATAGGATACAGAGAGGATAGTTGGGAGGAAATAGTTTATTTGATTACTGAAAACCCAATCCCAGAAAAAACATTTAGAAAAATTAAGGATATAGAGGGGGTTAAAGAAGTAAGGCATCTCATTTTTTAA